In the genome of Deltaproteobacteria bacterium, the window TCCTGGCTTTTCCCCAGATTTAGAGGTTCTTCCGGGTTGCGGTTATTGGGCAAGAAATCTATAATGAAAGTGGGGCGAAGCAAGGAAAACCTATGAGGCAATCGATGAACAAAGAGCAAACTTTGAAACTCTTGGGAGATTACAACCAGCAGTACATCCTGGACCACTATTACCGTTTAAACTTGGAGGAAAAGGGTGATTTTTTAAAAGAATTGAAAGGATTGGACCTGGCCCTTGTCTTTGAGTTGTACAGAAAATTTGCTCAAGAAAAAGATTTTTCTCGTCCTTTTTATGAGATCCATCCGGCGCCCATCATTACGATTCTTGAAACAGCCCGGGAAAAGACCCGCCAGCAGGAAGCCCGTATTCTTGGAGAATCTCTCATCCGCAAAAACGAGGTCGCTGTCCTGATTGTGGCCGGTGGGCAAGGATCGCGTCTTGGTTTCGAAGGTCCAAAGGGGGAATTCCGAATATCGCCGGTTACGCAAAAATCTCTATTTCAGCTCTTCGCCGAATCCATAAAAGCTCTTTCGAACCGCTATCAAGCTATGATTCCCCTGCTGATCATGACTAACCAGGAAAATCAACAAGAGACGCAACAATTTTTTGAAGCCCACAATTTTTTCAACCTGGATAGAAAAACATTATATTTTTTCAACCAGGGAATGTTGCCTACCCTGACTCCTGAAGGTCAGCTAATCTTAAAGAATAACACGCAGCTATTGGTAAACCCCGACGGCCACGGAGGTTCTCTTAAAGCCTTGTTTGAAACGGGTTTTCTCCAACACCTTATCGATAAGGGATTTTCTGAACTTTTTTATTGTCAGGTTGACAACCCCTTAGTCAAAATAGCGGATCCCGTTTTTATTGGATACCACAAGATGGAAGGGGCGGAAATATCCACCAAAGTGGTCCGCCGCCAAGAGCCGGATGAAAAAGTTGGTGTCTACGGGTTCGTAAACGGTAAACCAACGATTGTTGAGTACAGCGACTTTCGGACAGAGGACTATAAAGCGCTGGATGAAAAAGGGGCAATTCGCCATTGGGCCGGGAACACCGCTATCCACATGATCTCCCTTTCGTTCGTACAACGTTTGAATCAACACGGGTTTGCTTTGCCCTATCACCGGGCAGTGAAAGAGGTTGAAGGCCAGGGGCGGGATGGCCTTGAGGCCAAAATGATTGGCTGGAA includes:
- a CDS encoding UTP--glucose-1-phosphate uridylyltransferase; this encodes MNKEQTLKLLGDYNQQYILDHYYRLNLEEKGDFLKELKGLDLALVFELYRKFAQEKDFSRPFYEIHPAPIITILETAREKTRQQEARILGESLIRKNEVAVLIVAGGQGSRLGFEGPKGEFRISPVTQKSLFQLFAESIKALSNRYQAMIPLLIMTNQENQQETQQFFEAHNFFNLDRKTLYFFNQGMLPTLTPEGQLILKNNTQLLVNPDGHGGSLKALFETGFLQHLIDKGFSELFYCQVDNPLVKIADPVFIGYHKMEGAEISTKVVRRQEPDEKVGVYGFVNGKPTIVEYSDFRTEDYKALDEKGAIRHWAGNTAIHMISLSFVQRLNQHGFALPYHRAVKEVEGQGRDGLEAKMIGWKFETFVFDSIPLARKACCMEVIREEEFAPVKNRQGKDSPDTARAAMIQLHRSWLKEAGARLAPEVRVEVSPLFALDGEELIAKLKGKKLIIKEDKYLAS